One genomic region from Hyalangium minutum encodes:
- a CDS encoding tetratricopeptide repeat protein — MSRGLGMRVLAWVLVVGLSAPAWAAGPLEVDHPLVAKGRAAYDAKDYEGALAAFEEAKQDRPQDPAVEYNRGVALAQLGRVAEAKSAFQRVTESTRPDLQEKAWYNLGNIHATTGERKEALQAYRRALKLDPNDELARHNYEVVLRNLPPPQQNGADGGTDGGSDGGSDGGRTDGGADGGKPQDGGRPVDGGTDGGADGGPQGDGGSDGGQDGGGDGGQGQGQGDGGSDGGSDGGSGEGEPEQGDGGSDGGTGDAEEQTEYEVDAGVSPEDIDRQEAERLLDAMKQNEKNLQLWRFQQKKKQRKPNEKDW; from the coding sequence ATGAGCCGGGGCCTGGGCATGCGCGTGTTGGCATGGGTGCTCGTCGTGGGGCTCTCCGCTCCGGCGTGGGCCGCGGGCCCGCTGGAGGTGGATCACCCGCTCGTGGCCAAGGGCCGCGCGGCGTACGACGCGAAGGACTACGAGGGAGCGCTCGCGGCCTTCGAGGAGGCCAAGCAGGACCGGCCCCAGGATCCGGCGGTGGAGTACAACCGCGGCGTCGCCCTGGCGCAGCTCGGGCGCGTGGCGGAGGCGAAGTCGGCCTTCCAGCGCGTCACCGAGTCCACCCGGCCCGATCTGCAGGAGAAGGCCTGGTACAACCTGGGCAACATCCACGCCACCACGGGCGAGCGCAAGGAGGCGCTGCAGGCGTACCGGCGCGCCCTCAAGCTGGACCCCAACGACGAGCTCGCCCGCCACAACTATGAGGTGGTGCTGCGCAACCTGCCTCCGCCGCAGCAGAACGGGGCGGACGGCGGCACGGACGGCGGCAGCGATGGGGGTTCAGACGGTGGCCGGACGGATGGTGGGGCGGATGGTGGCAAGCCGCAGGATGGTGGCCGTCCCGTGGACGGAGGGACGGATGGCGGCGCCGACGGCGGGCCGCAGGGCGATGGAGGCTCGGACGGAGGCCAGGATGGCGGCGGGGATGGTGGGCAGGGACAGGGCCAGGGGGATGGCGGCTCGGATGGTGGCTCCGATGGCGGTTCGGGCGAAGGTGAGCCCGAGCAGGGCGATGGCGGGTCGGACGGTGGCACCGGCGACGCCGAGGAGCAGACCGAGTACGAGGTGGATGCGGGCGTGAGCCCCGAGGACATCGATCGGCAGGAGGCGGAGCGCCTGCTGGATGCGATGAAGCAGAACGAGAAGAATCTGCAGCTGTGGCGTTTCCAGCAGAAGAAGAAGCAGAGGAAGCCCAATGAGAAGGACTGGTAG
- a CDS encoding VWA domain-containing protein, producing MPHVGPWDFSPLGYPVRLAQPLFLLLCLVGVVLGLLALVLALRRRSRVRAVLNERLSPKLTPGVSEWRPAVQGGLYGLGLLLFGFALAQPQCGSKSELMKRKGIDVVVVLDASKSMLARDVQPSRLERAKLELSTLLDELKGDRVGLIVFAGDAFIQSPLTSDYSAVKLFLRAVDPEQMPQGGSNIGAALKLSKQVLDNADRGAKERVIVLLSDGEDLFGEVNEAVDALKDGNVQVLAIGVGSEGGEPIPIFNRRGEFVDYKKDTNGETVITRLDRAGLTAIAEATGGTFFYQPRGVAMGQVVERIDQMQKSELESRVTMRYNERFQEYAVAGLALLVAGMLLLPSRRRPS from the coding sequence ATTCCGCACGTGGGCCCCTGGGACTTCAGCCCGCTGGGCTATCCGGTGCGCCTGGCGCAGCCGCTCTTCCTGTTGCTGTGCCTGGTGGGGGTGGTGCTGGGACTGCTGGCGCTGGTGCTGGCGCTGCGCCGCCGCTCGCGGGTGCGCGCGGTGCTCAATGAGCGCTTGTCGCCGAAGCTGACCCCCGGTGTCTCCGAGTGGCGTCCGGCCGTGCAGGGCGGCCTCTACGGGCTGGGGCTGTTGCTCTTCGGCTTCGCGCTCGCGCAGCCCCAGTGCGGCAGCAAGAGCGAGCTGATGAAGCGCAAGGGCATCGACGTGGTGGTGGTGCTGGATGCCTCCAAGTCCATGCTCGCCCGGGACGTCCAGCCGAGCCGCCTGGAGCGCGCCAAGCTGGAGCTCTCCACGCTGCTGGACGAGCTGAAGGGAGACCGGGTGGGGCTCATCGTCTTCGCGGGCGATGCCTTCATCCAGTCGCCGCTCACCTCGGACTACTCGGCGGTGAAGCTGTTCCTCCGCGCGGTGGATCCGGAGCAGATGCCTCAGGGCGGCAGCAACATCGGCGCGGCGCTGAAGCTGTCCAAGCAGGTGCTGGACAACGCGGACCGTGGCGCCAAGGAGCGCGTCATCGTCCTGCTCTCGGACGGTGAGGACCTCTTCGGCGAGGTGAACGAGGCCGTGGATGCGCTCAAGGACGGCAACGTCCAGGTGCTGGCGATTGGCGTCGGCTCGGAGGGCGGCGAGCCCATCCCCATCTTCAACCGGCGCGGCGAGTTCGTGGACTACAAGAAGGACACCAACGGGGAGACCGTCATCACCCGCCTGGATCGGGCAGGGCTGACGGCCATCGCGGAGGCCACCGGCGGCACGTTCTTCTATCAGCCTCGTGGCGTGGCCATGGGGCAGGTGGTGGAGCGCATCGATCAGATGCAGAAGAGCGAGCTCGAGAGCCGCGTGACCATGCGCTACAACGAGCGCTTCCAGGAGTACGCGGTGGCGGGACTGGCGCTGCTCGTGGCGGGGATGCTGCTGCTGCCCTCGCGCAGGAGGCCGTCATGA
- a CDS encoding vWA domain-containing protein, translated as MPLDLAFHSPQALWGLLLVPLLLAQAWRERRRRAVLRFSAAHVFAKQGRGLRTYLLPLLPLMRVIAVAAAVIAIARPQVRDQRVKDLNVEGIDIVVALDLSTSMEAGDFRPQNRLHVAKEVLSEFITNRVNDRIGLVVFAGAAYTQSPLTLDYGVLREVIKQLRTRVLEDGTAIGDALATSLNRLRDSEAKSRVVVLITDGDNNAGKISPLDAANMGKALKIPIYTILVGKGGKVPFPQGQDLFGNTVWRDTEIPINPELLQDIAASTGGEYYRATDPEGLKQGLQQVLDSLERSKIMEGGASATYREDYHEFLLLAFGLAALELLLRATFLRVFP; from the coding sequence ATGCCCCTGGACCTCGCGTTTCATAGCCCCCAGGCGCTCTGGGGGCTCCTGCTGGTGCCCTTGCTGCTGGCCCAGGCCTGGCGCGAGCGCCGCCGCCGCGCCGTGCTGCGCTTCTCCGCCGCGCACGTCTTCGCCAAGCAAGGCCGCGGCCTGCGCACCTACCTGCTGCCGCTGCTGCCCCTCATGCGCGTCATCGCCGTGGCCGCCGCGGTCATCGCCATCGCCCGGCCCCAGGTGCGCGACCAGCGCGTGAAGGACCTGAACGTGGAGGGCATCGACATCGTCGTCGCCCTGGACCTCTCCACCTCCATGGAGGCCGGCGACTTCCGCCCGCAGAACCGCCTCCACGTGGCCAAGGAAGTTCTCTCCGAGTTCATCACCAACCGCGTCAACGATCGCATCGGCTTGGTGGTGTTCGCCGGCGCCGCGTACACGCAGTCCCCGCTCACCCTGGACTACGGCGTGCTCCGCGAGGTCATCAAGCAGCTGCGCACCCGCGTGCTCGAGGACGGCACCGCGATTGGTGACGCGCTCGCCACCTCGCTCAACCGCCTGAGGGACTCGGAAGCCAAGAGCCGCGTGGTGGTGCTCATCACCGACGGCGACAACAACGCCGGGAAGATCTCTCCGCTCGATGCCGCCAACATGGGCAAGGCGCTGAAGATCCCCATCTACACCATCCTCGTGGGCAAGGGCGGCAAGGTGCCGTTCCCCCAGGGGCAGGACCTCTTTGGCAACACCGTGTGGCGTGACACGGAGATCCCCATCAACCCCGAGCTGCTGCAGGATATCGCGGCGTCCACCGGCGGCGAGTACTACCGCGCCACAGACCCCGAGGGTCTCAAGCAGGGCCTCCAGCAAGTGCTCGACTCGCTGGAGCGCTCGAAGATCATGGAGGGCGGGGCCTCGGCCACGTACCGCGAGGACTACCACGAGTTCCTGTTGTTGGCGTTCGGCCTCGCCGCGCTGGAGCTGCTCCTGCGCGCCACCTTCCTGCGGGTGTTCCCATGA
- a CDS encoding BatD family protein, with protein MRRLLLFALVLGLAACGGPKEGPAGEGQSLQAQVLDAGVPVDGKAPEVEDWGVKGRVLPQQAKIGDPFVYELTFTHARDQRFELVAPKELEKFEILEQARQRQDGPGGSVTTFKLKMSAFELGVLTLPDLTFELTSPNAIQSISVPGMQVEVIPTLPKDADEQGANLFDFQPPAEVPIRSWRLLYILAGVLVAGLLAWGLIKWIRRPRPQVVVTKPLAPLDVRTREALNALGKENLPAKGQVKEFYFRLSEIIRGYLGERYSFEALECTTPELIASLRKLRTPNLPEEDLLRFISESDMVKYAKAEASPESCSQSLAFGFQLVEKTYVPPAPAPAQPPPHAPGPRVS; from the coding sequence ATGAGGCGGCTGCTCCTCTTCGCGCTCGTGCTCGGGCTGGCTGCCTGTGGCGGTCCCAAGGAAGGGCCCGCTGGCGAGGGCCAGTCGCTCCAGGCCCAGGTGCTGGACGCTGGCGTGCCCGTGGATGGCAAGGCCCCGGAGGTGGAGGACTGGGGCGTGAAGGGCCGTGTCCTCCCGCAGCAAGCCAAGATTGGCGATCCCTTCGTCTACGAGCTCACCTTCACGCACGCGAGGGACCAGCGCTTCGAGCTGGTGGCGCCCAAGGAGCTGGAGAAGTTCGAGATCCTGGAGCAGGCCCGCCAGCGCCAGGATGGGCCGGGCGGCTCCGTCACCACCTTCAAGCTGAAGATGTCCGCCTTCGAGCTGGGCGTGCTCACGCTCCCGGACCTCACCTTCGAGCTGACCTCGCCCAACGCGATCCAGTCCATTTCCGTGCCCGGCATGCAGGTAGAGGTCATCCCCACGCTGCCCAAGGACGCGGACGAGCAGGGGGCCAACCTCTTCGACTTCCAGCCGCCCGCCGAGGTCCCCATCCGCTCCTGGCGGCTGCTCTACATCCTGGCCGGTGTGCTCGTGGCGGGCCTGCTCGCGTGGGGCCTCATCAAGTGGATCCGCCGCCCGCGTCCTCAAGTGGTGGTGACCAAGCCGCTCGCGCCGCTGGATGTCCGCACCCGTGAGGCGCTCAACGCGCTTGGCAAGGAGAACCTGCCCGCCAAGGGCCAGGTGAAGGAGTTCTACTTCCGCCTCTCGGAGATCATCCGCGGCTACCTCGGTGAGCGGTACTCCTTCGAGGCACTGGAGTGCACCACCCCGGAGCTGATCGCCTCGCTGCGCAAGCTGCGCACGCCGAACCTGCCCGAGGAGGACCTCCTGCGCTTCATCTCCGAGTCGGACATGGTGAAGTACGCCAAGGCCGAGGCCAGCCCGGAGTCCTGCTCGCAGTCGCTCGCCTTCGGCTTCCAGCTGGTCGAGAAGACCTACGTCCCGCCCGCGCCTGCCCCTGCCCAACCCCCTCCCCATGCCCCTGGACCTCGCGTTTCATAG
- a CDS encoding DUF58 domain-containing protein, with product MLPKDLIRRIRKLEIRTRKVVSDMLAGQYHSVFKGRGMAFSEVRQYQPGDEIRIIDWNVTARMNEAYVKVFTEERELTVMLVVDVSASKEFGSAERSKAEIAAEVAAQIAFSAISNNDRVGLILFSDRVEKVVPPRKGRSHVLRLISDILTFQPQGRGTDLGAGLTYLRQVAKRKAVTFLISDFLARDYEKPLRLVGRKHDLVPVVIADPLEVQFPKMGLVEMEDPETGERFVVDTSDPRIRGRFARAMQAQRQDRLRLFKKLELDHVELRADDDHGKALAQFFRARARRMAA from the coding sequence GTGCTCCCCAAGGACCTCATTCGCCGCATCCGCAAGCTGGAGATCCGGACCCGCAAGGTGGTCTCGGACATGCTCGCGGGTCAGTACCACTCGGTCTTCAAGGGCCGCGGCATGGCCTTCTCCGAGGTGCGCCAGTACCAGCCCGGCGACGAGATCCGCATCATCGACTGGAACGTCACCGCGCGCATGAACGAGGCCTACGTCAAGGTCTTCACCGAGGAGCGTGAGCTCACCGTGATGCTCGTGGTGGACGTGTCCGCCTCCAAGGAGTTCGGATCGGCCGAGCGCTCCAAGGCCGAGATCGCCGCCGAAGTGGCTGCGCAGATCGCCTTCAGCGCCATCTCCAACAACGACCGGGTGGGGCTTATTCTCTTCTCGGACCGGGTGGAGAAGGTGGTGCCGCCGCGCAAGGGCCGCAGCCACGTGCTGCGCCTCATCAGCGACATCCTCACCTTCCAGCCGCAGGGCCGCGGCACGGACCTCGGCGCGGGCCTCACCTACCTGCGCCAGGTGGCCAAGCGGAAAGCCGTGACGTTCCTCATCTCGGACTTCCTCGCGCGCGACTACGAGAAGCCGCTCCGGCTCGTGGGCCGCAAGCACGACCTGGTGCCCGTCGTCATCGCCGACCCGCTGGAGGTGCAGTTCCCCAAGATGGGCCTCGTGGAGATGGAGGACCCCGAGACGGGCGAGCGCTTCGTCGTGGACACGAGCGACCCGCGCATCCGCGGCCGCTTCGCCCGCGCCATGCAGGCCCAGCGCCAGGACCGCCTGCGCCTCTTCAAGAAGCTGGAGCTGGACCACGTGGAGCTGCGCGCCGACGATGACCACGGCAAGGCGCTCGCGCAGTTCTTCCGCGCCCGGGCCCGGAGGATGGCGGCATGA
- a CDS encoding AAA family ATPase → MNTDIRALTERVQKESAFVEILNQETGKVIVGQRYMLERILIGLLCNGHVLLEGVPGLAKTLTVRTISDALSATFMRIQFTPDLLPADLVGTMIYNQAAANFTVRKGPIFANIVLADEINRAPAKVQSALLEAMAERQVTIGDQTFPLPAPFLVLATQNPIEQEGTYPLPEAQVDRFMLKVKVGYPTRDEEKLIMDRMSGGSTPRATKVITLEHITRARELVHAIYMDEKVKEYILNVVFATREPNKYGLKDLADYIQFGASPRATIALAQAARAHAFLRHRGFVTPEDVKAVAYDVLRHRVSVTYEAEAEELTPEKIIQRVFDRVEVP, encoded by the coding sequence ATGAACACGGACATCCGCGCGCTCACCGAGAGGGTGCAGAAGGAAAGCGCCTTCGTCGAGATCCTCAACCAGGAGACCGGCAAGGTCATCGTCGGCCAGCGCTACATGCTCGAGCGCATCCTCATTGGCCTGCTCTGCAATGGCCACGTCCTCCTCGAGGGTGTGCCCGGCCTGGCCAAGACGCTCACCGTCCGCACCATCTCGGACGCCCTCAGCGCCACCTTCATGCGCATCCAGTTCACCCCGGACCTCCTCCCGGCGGACCTGGTGGGCACGATGATCTACAACCAGGCGGCGGCCAACTTCACCGTCCGCAAGGGGCCCATCTTCGCGAACATCGTCCTCGCCGACGAAATCAACCGTGCCCCCGCCAAGGTCCAGTCCGCCCTTCTGGAGGCCATGGCCGAGCGCCAAGTCACCATCGGCGACCAGACCTTCCCGCTGCCCGCGCCCTTCCTGGTGCTCGCCACCCAGAACCCCATCGAGCAGGAGGGCACCTACCCGCTGCCCGAGGCCCAGGTGGACCGCTTCATGCTCAAGGTGAAGGTGGGCTACCCCACACGCGATGAGGAGAAGCTCATCATGGACCGCATGTCCGGCGGCTCCACTCCTCGCGCCACCAAGGTCATCACCCTGGAGCACATCACCCGCGCCCGCGAGCTCGTCCACGCCATCTACATGGACGAGAAGGTGAAGGAGTACATCCTCAACGTCGTCTTCGCCACGCGCGAGCCCAACAAGTACGGCCTCAAGGACCTGGCCGACTACATCCAGTTCGGCGCCAGCCCGCGCGCCACCATTGCCCTGGCCCAGGCCGCTCGCGCGCACGCCTTCCTGCGCCACCGCGGCTTCGTCACCCCCGAGGACGTCAAGGCCGTGGCCTATGACGTGCTCCGCCACCGCGTCAGCGTCACCTATGAGGCCGAGGCCGAGGAGCTGACCCCGGAGAAGATCATCCAGCGCGTCTTCGATCGCGTCGAAGTGCCGTAA
- a CDS encoding alpha/beta fold hydrolase, giving the protein MVQARTHWLKSGGALRVLEGGEGPPVVLLHGRGHAAAMWFSYLTVLARGRRVLALDLPGFGLSSSPEGALRTGENGVRFFTEPVEELLETLAPGPVAVVGHSLGGLVALELALRGKVPVERLVLIDSMGLGPEMTPLARTFFRAGPERVARTLGQQLFDRLLPPPETPLGRRLGALGYELLAVPGGRPRAAKAFNTLVPLMGGVFHRGEQLASVKQPVLLVWGEKEDTLPVSLAVEASKRLPEARLLRVVAGHSPHLERPEVVLPALKAFLEDVPEKTAP; this is encoded by the coding sequence ATGGTGCAGGCCCGCACGCACTGGCTGAAGAGTGGAGGGGCGCTCCGGGTGCTGGAGGGGGGCGAGGGCCCCCCGGTGGTGCTGCTGCACGGGCGAGGGCACGCGGCGGCGATGTGGTTCTCCTACCTCACGGTGCTGGCGAGGGGCCGGAGGGTGCTTGCGCTGGACCTGCCGGGGTTCGGCCTGTCCTCCTCTCCCGAGGGGGCACTGAGGACGGGGGAGAACGGGGTGCGGTTCTTCACCGAACCGGTGGAGGAACTGCTGGAGACGCTGGCGCCGGGGCCAGTGGCGGTGGTGGGGCACTCGCTGGGGGGGTTGGTGGCGCTGGAGCTGGCGCTGCGGGGGAAGGTGCCAGTGGAGCGGCTGGTGCTGATCGACTCGATGGGGCTGGGGCCAGAGATGACGCCCCTGGCCCGGACCTTCTTTAGAGCCGGCCCGGAGCGGGTAGCGCGAACATTGGGACAGCAACTGTTCGACCGGCTGTTGCCGCCGCCGGAGACGCCACTGGGCCGGAGGTTAGGGGCGCTGGGGTACGAGCTGCTGGCGGTGCCCGGAGGCCGTCCCCGGGCGGCCAAGGCCTTCAACACGCTCGTGCCGCTGATGGGCGGAGTGTTCCACCGGGGTGAACAGCTCGCATCGGTGAAGCAGCCGGTGCTGCTGGTGTGGGGAGAGAAGGAGGACACCCTCCCCGTCTCACTGGCGGTCGAGGCCTCGAAGCGGCTGCCCGAGGCACGGCTGCTGCGCGTAGTGGCCGGGCACAGCCCTCACCTGGAACGCCCCGAGGTAGTGCTCCCGGCGCTCAAGGCGTTCCTAGAGGATGTCCCTGAGAAGACGGCGCCCTGA
- a CDS encoding CHAT domain-containing tetratricopeptide repeat protein: MHRALTTALLITLSGACATVERPRTDSRLEEAQKAWDEGQRLNAAGKYADALPLIQQALRLREEALTEQHPSVADCINLLGELHVQQGDLSQAEPLLTRALQLRERLLGERHPDVARTLNSMAALHFYRGRHTEAVALSERALRIQEETLGPHHPDVAESLNNLAALYHTQGLFTQAIPLFERALAIWVPALGERHPLVANTLNNLAMIYVSQGHFARAEPLFKRALEIREALLGKNHPDIALTLQSLALLYSAQGLYARAAPLAERALAIREAALGPTHPEVALALANLAINYQYLGLDTRAEELHLRALALREKSLGPNHPDVAHSLSNLAALYMEQGLHERAEPLQLRALQIREAALGADHLDVARSLQKLAALYLEQGLYERAEPLLLRALKLGEAALGETHPSLANWRATLARLYTLQGRYAQALSLYQRVLSIQRAALGEAHPDLANSLHGTALLRLAEGRFDEAVPLFEQAFTASEQHLRQQVLGLSEQRLASFLNELRAHEAELYAFVRAHRGDRRVLRLALSSALLRKGRSVQEIAQTSHIISRSLNPADREAFERLRTLRTHFATLSLAGPGNLPLDRYQQRLKELSREGDTLEAELAERSAPLRRLQALPSREQLLPRVAEALPPESALIELVAYQDHPLQPPPGVALQQVPSHLRYLALLLFPDGATQAVDLGPAEPIDRAAQRLHDALSHESTSYLPAARALYTLAFRPLEPHLRKARRLFLSPDGRLNLVPFAALHDGQRYLVDTFHITYLTSGKDLLARAEDRPSSTSVVILADPAFSAALDIASPGDSSPPKPTERSVGLQRLFSTLRSEEADVPWTPLPGTRVEAETLHRLLPQAQLLLGADATKQALLNLSTPGVLHIATHGFFLEDAHASPGSRAVGHFGAVGASLPEPPSDPLLRSGLVLAGIRPATAPSGAPRPEDSLATALELTGLNLWGTQLVVLSACDTGRGKISLGDGVYGLRRAFLVAGAETLVTSLWKIRDEVTHQLMEGYYRHLLAGEDRSAALREAMREFRQKHPHPHFWAPFISLGRDAPLQGLAPSPPAASAP, from the coding sequence ATGCACCGAGCCTTGACGACGGCCCTGCTCATCACCCTGAGCGGAGCATGTGCGACGGTAGAGCGGCCACGCACGGATTCCCGCCTGGAGGAGGCCCAGAAGGCCTGGGATGAAGGGCAGCGGCTGAACGCGGCGGGGAAATATGCCGACGCCCTCCCGCTCATCCAGCAGGCACTGCGTCTCCGAGAGGAGGCGCTCACCGAGCAGCACCCCTCCGTCGCCGACTGCATCAACCTGCTGGGCGAGCTGCACGTGCAGCAGGGGGACCTGTCCCAGGCGGAGCCCCTGCTGACCCGCGCGCTCCAGTTGCGAGAGAGGCTCCTCGGGGAGCGCCACCCGGACGTCGCCCGCACCCTCAACAGCATGGCGGCCCTCCACTTCTACCGGGGGCGCCACACCGAGGCGGTGGCGCTGTCAGAGCGCGCCCTGCGCATCCAGGAGGAGACCCTCGGCCCCCACCACCCAGACGTCGCCGAGTCCCTCAACAACCTCGCCGCGCTCTACCACACGCAAGGCCTCTTTACCCAGGCCATCCCCCTGTTCGAGCGCGCGCTGGCGATCTGGGTGCCGGCCCTCGGTGAGAGACACCCGCTCGTGGCCAACACCCTCAACAACCTCGCGATGATCTACGTCTCGCAAGGGCACTTCGCGCGCGCCGAGCCCCTGTTCAAGCGCGCCCTCGAGATCCGCGAGGCCCTCCTCGGAAAGAACCACCCGGACATCGCCCTGACGCTCCAGAGCCTGGCCCTCCTCTATAGCGCGCAAGGGCTCTACGCACGCGCCGCCCCTCTGGCCGAGCGAGCCCTGGCCATCCGCGAGGCGGCGCTCGGTCCCACCCACCCCGAGGTGGCCCTCGCCCTCGCCAACCTCGCCATCAACTACCAGTACCTCGGGCTCGACACGCGCGCCGAGGAACTCCACCTGCGCGCGCTCGCGCTGCGCGAGAAGAGCCTGGGCCCGAACCACCCGGACGTCGCCCACTCGCTCTCCAACCTCGCCGCCCTCTACATGGAGCAGGGCCTCCATGAGCGCGCCGAGCCCCTCCAGCTGCGCGCGCTCCAGATCCGTGAGGCCGCGCTCGGCGCGGACCACCTCGATGTCGCTCGATCGCTCCAGAAGCTGGCCGCGCTCTACTTGGAGCAGGGGCTCTACGAACGCGCCGAGCCGCTGCTGCTGCGCGCGCTCAAGCTGGGGGAAGCAGCGCTCGGCGAGACCCACCCCAGCCTCGCCAACTGGCGCGCGACCCTCGCCAGGCTCTACACGCTTCAGGGGCGTTATGCGCAGGCACTTTCCCTGTATCAGCGCGTCCTCTCCATCCAGCGGGCGGCCCTGGGAGAGGCCCACCCGGATCTCGCCAACTCGCTCCACGGCACCGCCCTGTTGCGGCTGGCCGAAGGACGCTTCGATGAGGCCGTGCCGCTGTTCGAGCAGGCGTTCACCGCCTCGGAGCAGCATCTGCGCCAGCAGGTGCTCGGCCTCTCCGAGCAGCGCCTGGCCTCCTTCCTCAACGAGCTCCGCGCCCACGAGGCGGAGCTCTACGCGTTCGTCCGGGCCCACCGCGGCGACAGGCGCGTGCTCCGCCTGGCCCTGTCCTCCGCGCTGCTGCGCAAGGGCCGCTCCGTCCAGGAGATCGCGCAGACCTCTCACATCATCTCCCGCTCCCTGAACCCGGCGGATCGCGAGGCCTTCGAGCGTCTCCGCACCCTGCGGACCCATTTCGCCACCCTCTCGCTGGCCGGGCCCGGCAACCTCCCGCTGGACCGCTACCAGCAGCGCCTCAAGGAGCTCTCCCGCGAGGGTGACACGCTGGAGGCCGAGCTGGCCGAGCGCTCCGCGCCTCTTCGCAGACTCCAAGCCCTGCCCTCCCGCGAGCAGTTGCTGCCGCGCGTGGCGGAAGCCCTGCCCCCTGAGAGCGCGCTGATCGAGCTGGTCGCCTACCAGGATCACCCCCTGCAGCCCCCGCCCGGCGTGGCCCTCCAGCAGGTGCCCAGCCACCTGCGCTATCTGGCGCTCCTGCTCTTCCCCGACGGAGCCACTCAGGCGGTGGATCTCGGACCGGCGGAGCCCATCGACCGCGCCGCCCAGCGGCTGCACGACGCGCTCTCCCACGAATCCACCTCCTACCTGCCTGCCGCCCGGGCCCTCTACACGCTCGCGTTCCGCCCCCTGGAGCCCCACCTGCGCAAGGCGCGCCGGCTCTTCCTCTCTCCGGATGGCCGGCTCAACCTCGTGCCCTTCGCCGCGCTCCACGATGGCCAGCGCTACCTCGTGGATACCTTTCACATCACCTACCTCACCTCCGGCAAGGACTTGCTGGCTCGCGCGGAGGACCGCCCCTCCAGCACCTCGGTGGTCATCCTGGCGGACCCCGCCTTCAGCGCCGCGCTGGACATAGCTTCCCCGGGCGATTCCTCTCCGCCGAAGCCCACGGAGCGCTCCGTGGGCCTGCAGCGGCTCTTCTCCACCCTGCGCTCGGAAGAGGCGGACGTTCCCTGGACGCCGCTGCCAGGCACTCGCGTGGAGGCCGAAACCCTTCACCGCCTGTTGCCCCAGGCTCAGTTGCTCCTGGGCGCGGATGCCACCAAGCAGGCCCTGCTCAACCTCTCCACTCCGGGAGTGCTGCACATCGCCACCCATGGCTTCTTTCTCGAAGACGCCCACGCCTCGCCGGGCTCGCGCGCGGTGGGCCACTTCGGAGCCGTGGGCGCCAGCCTCCCAGAGCCTCCCAGCGACCCCCTGCTGCGCTCCGGGCTGGTGCTGGCTGGCATCCGCCCCGCCACGGCTCCTTCTGGCGCGCCTCGGCCCGAGGATTCCCTGGCTACGGCGCTCGAGCTGACAGGGCTCAACCTGTGGGGCACCCAGCTGGTGGTCCTGTCGGCCTGTGACACAGGCCGCGGAAAGATCAGCCTGGGAGACGGCGTCTACGGCCTGCGCCGGGCGTTCCTCGTGGCGGGCGCCGAGACGCTGGTCACCAGCCTCTGGAAGATTCGTGACGAGGTGACGCACCAGCTCATGGAGGGCTACTACCGTCACCTGCTGGCGGGCGAGGACCGCTCCGCCGCGCTCCGCGAGGCGATGAGGGAGTTCCGGCAGAAGCACCCCCATCCCCACTTCTGGGCCCCGTTCATCTCCCTGGGCCGAGATGCGCCGCTGCAGGGGCTGGCGCCGTCTCCTCCGGCGGCGTCAGCCCCCTGA